The following coding sequences are from one Leptospira mayottensis 200901116 window:
- the hisD gene encoding histidinol dehydrogenase, translating to MAIQILQVDLKNRSVLNPILGRAREDLSSTLNLVKPIIEDVKDRGDAALREYTRKFDGVVPDSFVLDLSQFNPKIDSKLEQALKKAAENIKAFHQIQIPEDKEIIVHGNRLGIRHTPVESVSVYAPGGKALYPSTILMGVIPAKLAGVKNIQIVTPPQQGFLPDGLVAAAKIAGANRIILAGGAQGIAAVSYGTETIPASEFVIGPGSKFVTAAKVFLSGQGVIGIDSPAGPSEVLVIADDSANPIWVASDLLSQAEHGEDSIAILCTDSLSFAEKVRVEIEKALLERPKRGEMKRKSIEDHGRIFVFSNLEECFAFSDLFAPEHLEIQTRNFKEDLKRVRHAGSVFLGNYSPVAMGDYISGTNHILPTAGSARIYSSLGVSTFLKRVTWQEVSKESLGDLYPHVKVLSEFEGLDEEHGTSVKIRI from the coding sequence ATGGCAATACAGATTCTACAAGTCGATTTAAAAAATCGATCGGTTTTAAACCCTATTTTAGGACGTGCCAGAGAAGATTTGAGTTCTACTTTGAACCTCGTAAAACCGATCATTGAGGACGTGAAGGATCGAGGGGACGCGGCTCTTCGGGAATACACTCGTAAGTTTGACGGTGTCGTTCCGGATTCTTTCGTTTTAGACCTTTCCCAATTCAATCCTAAGATCGATTCGAAATTGGAACAGGCTCTGAAGAAGGCTGCAGAGAATATCAAAGCCTTCCATCAGATTCAAATTCCGGAAGATAAAGAAATCATAGTTCACGGAAATCGCCTCGGAATTCGTCATACCCCCGTCGAATCGGTTTCCGTTTATGCTCCTGGTGGAAAGGCGTTGTATCCTTCTACAATTTTGATGGGTGTGATTCCCGCTAAACTTGCAGGAGTGAAAAATATTCAAATTGTTACTCCTCCACAACAAGGTTTTTTGCCGGACGGTCTTGTTGCGGCTGCAAAAATTGCGGGTGCAAATCGTATCATTCTTGCAGGAGGCGCGCAGGGAATTGCGGCGGTTTCCTATGGAACTGAAACGATTCCCGCCTCCGAGTTTGTAATCGGCCCGGGAAGTAAATTCGTGACCGCCGCTAAAGTTTTTTTGAGCGGTCAAGGTGTGATCGGTATCGACAGCCCCGCCGGACCGAGCGAGGTTTTAGTCATCGCGGATGATTCTGCAAATCCTATTTGGGTGGCGTCGGATCTTTTATCTCAAGCCGAACATGGAGAGGATTCGATTGCGATCCTTTGTACGGATTCCTTGTCCTTTGCTGAAAAGGTTCGTGTGGAAATAGAGAAGGCTCTTCTGGAAAGGCCTAAACGAGGTGAGATGAAACGAAAATCCATCGAAGACCACGGAAGAATATTTGTTTTTTCTAATTTAGAAGAATGTTTTGCGTTTTCTGATTTATTTGCGCCTGAACATTTGGAAATCCAGACGAGGAATTTTAAGGAAGACCTGAAAAGGGTCCGTCACGCGGGTTCCGTCTTTTTAGGAAACTATTCTCCCGTTGCCATGGGGGATTATATTAGCGGGACCAATCATATCCTTCCTACCGCGGGCTCCGCGAGAATTTATTCTTCCCTCGGAGTTTCCACGTTTTTAAAGAGAGTTACATGGCAGGAAGTTTCCAAAGAATCGCTTGGGGATCTTTATCCACACGTTAAGGTTCTTTCCGAATTCGAAGGTCTCGACGAAGAACACGGAACTTCTGTAAAAATTAGAATTTGA
- a CDS encoding exodeoxyribonuclease III, whose translation MKLISLNCNGIRSSLGKGLSDYIRDRKPDFICFQETKATQEQIPPSLWEEGGYTPVFHSAEKKGYSGVAILYKKPPQKITIGLGVPFFDKEGRSIYLEYPDFALWNSYFPSGTTGEVRQAAKMKFLDLFQKEATKRKKQQPNIILCGDINIAHTPQDIHDPKGNAKSSGFLPEEREWLTKFLEKGWVDTFRYLYPEKQEYSWWTFRAGARAKNKGWRIDYFFVTEELKKNVKSQSIYRDNPFSDHAPLELEIKL comes from the coding sequence ATGAAACTCATTTCCCTCAATTGCAACGGAATCAGGTCCTCTCTCGGAAAAGGACTTTCCGATTATATCCGGGATAGAAAACCGGACTTTATTTGTTTTCAAGAAACAAAAGCGACTCAGGAACAGATTCCACCTTCTCTATGGGAAGAAGGCGGATATACTCCCGTGTTCCATAGCGCGGAAAAGAAAGGATACAGCGGAGTCGCCATTCTTTATAAAAAACCTCCCCAGAAAATTACAATTGGCCTCGGAGTTCCATTCTTTGATAAAGAAGGAAGAAGTATCTACTTGGAGTATCCGGACTTTGCACTTTGGAATTCTTACTTCCCTTCTGGAACAACGGGAGAAGTACGTCAGGCCGCAAAGATGAAATTTCTAGATCTTTTTCAAAAGGAGGCGACTAAAAGAAAAAAACAACAACCCAATATCATTCTCTGTGGAGACATAAACATCGCACATACTCCTCAAGATATTCACGACCCGAAAGGGAACGCAAAAAGCAGCGGCTTTTTGCCAGAAGAAAGAGAATGGTTGACTAAGTTTTTAGAAAAGGGTTGGGTAGATACCTTTCGTTATCTCTATCCCGAAAAACAGGAATATTCCTGGTGGACGTTTCGAGCAGGAGCCAGAGCTAAAAACAAAGGATGGAGGATAGACTATTTCTTTGTAACGGAAGAATTGAAGAAGAACGTCAAAAGCCAATCGATTTACAGAGACAACCCATTTTCCGACCACGCTCCATTGGAACTTGAAATCAAATTATAG
- a CDS encoding glycerate kinase type-2 family protein encodes MPHLSFLQNGNIDFHSPQSILFHLGGIAIRKSLPGAAVRKFLLEHKPSGRILLLSVGKAAEEMAQAAYEVLRSQIFEGIILTKYGHSSGKKFPPLKILEAGHPIPDANSILGGMKILELCSHLQPEDTALVLLSGGGSALMEIPAPGLDLEDLIVWNSKLLASGANIQDINTIRILLSSIKGGGLLSKILPSKSITLILSDVLGNDLSKVASGPTIHSTIEKKSIFRIFKQYNLPIESKIKAVLRKKTKLVSESLKRENDFKSPEKINKPKGSVKIDPQRNVVYCIGNITQALESVQEECRNLNIPVLFLTSSLNCEAKEAGLFLGSIARENIKITTSPLLILCGGETIVTHDGSGKGGRNQELALAFSQQISGCKGITLLSLATDGTDGPTDAAGAIVDGTTWKKISKTNDARTSLKTHNSYEVLKKTDSLVFTGATGTNVNDIQLLWINPN; translated from the coding sequence ATGCCTCATCTCTCTTTTTTGCAAAACGGAAACATAGATTTCCATTCACCTCAATCGATCCTATTCCATTTGGGAGGAATCGCGATTCGAAAATCTTTGCCCGGTGCGGCGGTTCGTAAATTTCTTTTAGAACATAAACCTTCTGGGAGAATCCTTCTCCTTTCCGTCGGCAAAGCGGCGGAAGAAATGGCCCAAGCGGCGTATGAAGTCTTGCGATCTCAGATTTTCGAAGGAATCATTCTCACTAAGTACGGACACAGTTCCGGAAAAAAATTTCCACCTTTGAAAATCTTGGAAGCGGGCCATCCCATCCCCGATGCAAACAGCATTTTAGGCGGAATGAAAATCCTGGAACTCTGCTCTCACTTACAACCGGAAGATACCGCCCTGGTCCTTCTCTCGGGAGGAGGCTCGGCCTTGATGGAAATTCCGGCTCCCGGCTTAGATCTGGAGGATTTAATCGTATGGAATTCGAAGCTCCTCGCAAGCGGTGCCAACATTCAGGACATCAATACGATCCGAATTCTTTTATCTTCGATCAAAGGAGGAGGCCTACTTTCAAAAATTCTTCCTTCAAAATCGATCACCTTAATTCTTTCGGACGTACTCGGAAATGATCTTTCCAAAGTGGCCTCGGGACCCACAATCCATTCCACAATTGAAAAAAAATCTATTTTCAGAATATTCAAACAATATAATTTACCTATTGAATCAAAAATTAAAGCCGTCTTACGAAAAAAAACGAAACTCGTCTCAGAATCCTTAAAACGTGAAAACGATTTCAAATCACCAGAGAAGATCAATAAACCGAAAGGTTCCGTCAAAATCGATCCTCAAAGAAACGTAGTTTATTGTATCGGGAACATAACTCAGGCCCTTGAATCCGTCCAGGAAGAATGCAGAAATTTGAATATTCCGGTCTTATTTTTGACCTCGTCCTTAAACTGTGAGGCAAAAGAGGCAGGTCTCTTTTTAGGATCAATCGCCAGGGAAAACATAAAAATAACGACTTCTCCCTTACTCATTCTATGCGGGGGAGAAACGATAGTAACACACGACGGTTCCGGAAAAGGTGGAAGGAACCAGGAACTTGCCCTCGCCTTCTCTCAACAAATCTCGGGTTGTAAAGGGATTACGTTACTTTCTCTTGCGACGGACGGAACCGACGGGCCGACCGATGCCGCGGGTGCGATCGTAGACGGAACCACTTGGAAAAAAATTTCCAAAACGAACGACGCGCGCACCTCTCTCAAAACCCATAACTCCTACGAAGTCTTAAAGAAGACCGATTCCTTGGTTTTTACAGGAGCGACCGGAACGAACGTGAATGATATTCAACTTTTATGGATAAATCCGAATTGA
- a CDS encoding GGDEF domain-containing response regulator → MNSILILDDAQENCMLMQGILRKSGYKNTYTSQSPEEVINWLNLKNQDPPQKECSLILLDILLPGVTGFEILELIREKKELKDIPVIMITALKESNVLQKAFDSGAIDYVIKPFDATELLARVRSALRLFEEMTRRKEREKELEKLTDQLQEVNSYLVAISRTDSLTGLYNRRYFDEILTTEWKRCWRTGASIALIMLDIDHFKLYNDTYGHQGGDQCLKQVARAIRDCARRAGDVAARYGGEEFAVILPETNESNAVIVSRNILENVEKMAIPHLASKTNSIVTVSIGMATLSPSPENSITELIERADKALYLAKEEGRNCLRFYPQSD, encoded by the coding sequence ATGAATTCCATTCTTATTTTAGACGACGCACAAGAGAATTGTATGCTGATGCAAGGTATCTTGAGGAAGTCGGGATACAAGAATACGTATACGAGCCAATCTCCGGAGGAAGTCATCAACTGGTTGAATTTAAAAAATCAGGACCCTCCTCAAAAAGAATGTTCTTTGATTCTTTTAGACATTCTTCTCCCCGGAGTTACGGGATTTGAGATTCTCGAATTGATCCGTGAAAAGAAGGAATTAAAGGATATTCCGGTTATCATGATTACCGCATTGAAAGAATCGAATGTCTTGCAGAAAGCGTTTGATTCTGGTGCGATTGATTACGTCATAAAACCATTCGATGCGACCGAACTTTTGGCGCGGGTTCGTTCCGCCCTTAGACTTTTCGAGGAAATGACTCGAAGAAAAGAAAGGGAGAAAGAGTTGGAAAAACTCACCGATCAGCTTCAAGAAGTGAACTCCTATCTTGTCGCGATTTCTAGGACGGATTCCCTTACGGGACTTTATAATCGGCGATACTTCGACGAGATTTTGACGACGGAATGGAAACGATGTTGGAGAACCGGTGCTAGTATTGCTCTTATCATGTTGGATATTGATCATTTTAAACTTTATAACGATACGTACGGGCATCAAGGTGGGGATCAATGTTTGAAACAAGTGGCACGTGCAATTAGAGACTGCGCTAGAAGGGCGGGGGACGTGGCTGCAAGATACGGAGGAGAGGAATTTGCAGTCATTCTTCCTGAGACAAACGAATCGAATGCGGTCATCGTAAGTCGAAATATTTTGGAAAACGTGGAAAAGATGGCGATTCCACATTTGGCTTCGAAAACGAATTCGATTGTAACGGTCAGTATCGGTATGGCTACTTTAAGTCCGAGCCCCGAAAATTCCATCACCGAACTGATTGAAAGAGCGGACAAAGCCCTCTATTTAGCCAAAGAGGAAGGAAGAAATTGTCTTCGATTTTATCCTCAGAGCGATTGA
- a CDS encoding four-helix bundle copper-binding protein, which yields MLTRKELITQSAALLAFASAGSLLAKESNHKHPESKKSEKNLPKKLDRKILEAASKCALSSEICLTHCDENLSLGDTMLADCLKAVKDTLVLCKAFVSLGSSHSPFAKEIAATCIKACEVCEKECRVHESHHEICKNCADSCRECIIELKKVV from the coding sequence ATGTTAACTAGAAAAGAATTAATCACTCAATCTGCAGCACTGTTAGCGTTTGCATCCGCAGGTTCGCTTTTAGCGAAAGAATCCAATCATAAACATCCGGAATCAAAAAAATCCGAGAAAAACCTCCCTAAGAAACTGGACAGAAAAATTCTCGAAGCGGCGTCCAAGTGCGCTTTAAGCTCGGAAATTTGTCTCACACACTGCGACGAAAACCTTTCCCTGGGAGATACGATGCTTGCAGACTGCTTAAAAGCGGTAAAAGATACCTTGGTGCTTTGCAAAGCTTTCGTAAGTTTAGGTTCCTCCCATTCCCCCTTTGCAAAGGAAATTGCCGCAACCTGTATCAAGGCCTGCGAAGTCTGCGAAAAGGAATGTAGAGTTCACGAATCCCACCATGAAATCTGCAAAAACTGTGCGGACAGTTGTAGAGAATGTATCATCGAACTAAAAAAAGTTGTCTAA
- a CDS encoding LIC13259 family plasminogen/vitronectin/complement-binding protein → MKQKIIIFSFFGFILASFLEAKSILPTRPTILSELDRIHKSFLNEKEVLVEPLIASLQQEAARDSSIVPALKAAEKLKNSVDEKAKLEAYAELSEALKDYIQKDESTGFHVFYCPMVKKKWIASGDKVQNPYDSSMKSCGKKI, encoded by the coding sequence ATGAAGCAGAAAATCATAATATTCTCTTTTTTCGGTTTTATACTGGCAAGTTTTTTGGAAGCGAAGTCAATCCTCCCCACAAGGCCTACGATCTTATCCGAATTGGATCGGATCCATAAGTCCTTTTTAAACGAAAAAGAAGTACTCGTGGAGCCGTTGATCGCTTCCCTACAACAGGAAGCAGCCAGAGATTCCTCCATTGTACCCGCCCTAAAAGCGGCAGAGAAACTCAAAAACTCAGTCGACGAAAAAGCGAAACTGGAAGCCTATGCAGAACTTTCGGAAGCTTTAAAGGATTATATTCAAAAAGATGAATCTACAGGATTTCACGTTTTTTACTGTCCTATGGTAAAAAAGAAATGGATCGCATCCGGAGATAAGGTTCAAAATCCTTATGATTCTTCCATGAAAAGTTGCGGAAAAAAAATATAA
- a CDS encoding sensor histidine kinase, translating into MFKDTFSVLLIEDSNADYKLIQEYLGESRSPSFRISRSDNFSAGLNIISSESPDLVVLDLSLPDRTGLDALSEIKRRFPQIPVIICSGAEDEEITVNALQIGAQDYVYKGRFDSYSLSRSLVFAYERNRLALELEKKNVFEQESDERYRLFFQYNPHPAFLFEHDSFEILEVNQAVLEKYGYKEKDLIGKTIMEIFEPSDFEKIRQEIISFKFGVNRASSFVHKKREGEKLIVDTTVYKFRYRNQVLDLAVVTDITEMVRNRESILATLAEKDILIQEIHHRVKNNMQIMVSLLNLQADNAMSRNLTSKELYNLLKDTESRVFSMSLVHNELYKSSNLSHVNFHSYLNMLLENLWNLYGVDPNIRYFVEARSLILSMNIAISLGLIVCELVTNAIKHAFSERYQGMLRIVAFSESGTVIVTIEDNGKGIPKEFVNMDHDTLGLQLVSILTKQIQGKLKLETLNPGTRFEVRFPEQK; encoded by the coding sequence ATGTTTAAAGACACTTTTTCAGTCCTTTTAATCGAAGATTCGAATGCGGATTATAAATTGATTCAGGAGTATCTAGGTGAATCTCGGAGTCCTTCCTTTCGAATTAGTCGTAGCGACAACTTCTCCGCAGGGTTAAATATCATTTCCAGCGAAAGTCCCGATTTAGTGGTGTTGGATCTTTCTCTTCCCGATCGGACTGGTTTAGATGCATTATCCGAAATCAAAAGAAGGTTTCCTCAAATTCCGGTGATTATTTGTAGCGGGGCCGAAGATGAGGAGATTACCGTGAACGCTCTTCAAATTGGAGCGCAAGATTATGTTTATAAAGGTAGATTCGATTCTTACTCTTTGAGTCGTTCTCTTGTTTTCGCTTATGAAAGAAACCGTCTCGCTTTGGAACTCGAAAAGAAAAATGTCTTCGAACAAGAGAGCGATGAAAGATATCGTTTGTTTTTTCAATACAATCCTCATCCAGCTTTTTTATTCGAACACGATTCTTTTGAGATTTTGGAAGTGAATCAGGCTGTTCTCGAAAAATACGGATATAAAGAGAAGGACTTGATCGGAAAAACTATTATGGAGATTTTCGAGCCTTCCGATTTCGAAAAAATAAGGCAAGAAATTATTTCCTTTAAGTTTGGAGTCAATCGGGCGTCTTCTTTCGTTCACAAAAAAAGAGAAGGGGAAAAGTTGATCGTAGACACCACCGTTTACAAGTTTCGTTATCGAAATCAAGTTTTGGATCTGGCGGTTGTCACGGACATTACCGAAATGGTTCGTAATCGGGAATCGATTCTTGCTACGTTGGCGGAAAAGGACATTTTGATTCAGGAGATTCATCATAGAGTCAAAAACAATATGCAGATTATGGTTTCTCTTTTGAATCTTCAGGCGGACAATGCGATGTCTAGAAATCTTACCTCGAAAGAACTTTACAATTTGTTAAAGGATACGGAAAGTAGAGTATTTTCGATGTCTTTGGTTCACAACGAGCTTTATAAATCCAGCAATCTCTCACATGTAAATTTCCATAGTTATCTGAATATGCTTTTGGAAAATCTTTGGAATTTATACGGTGTGGATCCGAATATTAGATATTTCGTTGAAGCTCGCAGTTTGATTTTAAGTATGAACATCGCGATTTCTCTCGGTCTCATCGTATGCGAACTCGTCACAAACGCGATCAAACACGCTTTTTCGGAGAGGTACCAGGGTATGTTGCGTATCGTTGCATTTTCCGAATCGGGAACTGTGATCGTAACGATTGAAGACAATGGAAAGGGAATTCCGAAAGAATTCGTGAATATGGATCACGACACTCTTGGTTTACAGCTTGTTAGTATTCTTACAAAACAAATCCAAGGAAAGTTGAAATTGGAAACCTTAAACCCGGGAACCAGATTTGAAGTCCGATTCCCGGAACAAAAATGA
- a CDS encoding sensor histidine kinase, translating into MTESEFQVLSHLQTPVGVLDSDFRIIICNSSFVKLCSCSNKGELKNQELGQILAFQNSFLLEKFKSCKLEETILFRERFLNSFRKEIDLKGALTRQKSGKKELFFLEVLDSSSDFSLKTKEKEIAAIVSKVYHDLQEPIRNQTTFLRLLSDKYSNGLNEKGKEFLQISIDSAQRLWSRINGLLSFLRIEKEKNVFKTLSLKEVIEETLTSFEENLLKIGAEVDVEGNFPKIVGNSFLLKELFSNLLSNSIRFRNTNVACKLFISYSEETQFHIIRVRDNGIGIDKVEKNYFIDLFKKYHLSEELSGPGTGLFFCKRIAELHGGNIEIETDQTSGFGVIVRFPQEFKLEQL; encoded by the coding sequence ATGACTGAGTCCGAATTTCAGGTTTTGTCTCATTTGCAAACACCAGTTGGTGTTTTGGATAGTGATTTTCGTATTATAATATGCAATTCTTCTTTTGTAAAACTCTGTTCTTGTTCTAATAAGGGGGAACTCAAAAACCAAGAGTTGGGACAGATACTCGCATTTCAAAATTCCTTTCTTTTGGAAAAGTTTAAAAGTTGTAAGTTAGAGGAAACGATCCTTTTCAGAGAGCGGTTTTTGAATTCTTTCCGAAAAGAAATCGATCTCAAAGGAGCTTTGACCCGACAGAAGTCAGGAAAAAAGGAACTTTTCTTTTTAGAGGTTTTAGATTCGTCTTCGGACTTCAGTTTGAAAACAAAGGAGAAAGAAATTGCGGCGATTGTCTCTAAAGTCTATCACGATTTACAAGAGCCGATTCGAAATCAGACTACGTTTTTAAGATTATTGTCCGATAAATATTCGAACGGGTTAAACGAGAAGGGAAAGGAATTTTTGCAGATCAGCATAGATTCCGCACAACGTCTTTGGAGTCGAATTAACGGTTTACTTTCATTTTTAAGAATTGAAAAAGAAAAAAACGTTTTTAAAACTCTTTCTCTGAAAGAAGTTATAGAAGAAACTCTTACATCGTTTGAAGAAAACCTCCTGAAGATTGGGGCTGAGGTGGATGTTGAAGGGAACTTTCCTAAAATCGTAGGAAATTCCTTTCTTTTAAAGGAACTTTTTTCGAATCTCTTGTCGAATTCGATCCGATTTAGAAATACGAACGTCGCTTGTAAACTTTTCATTTCTTATTCCGAAGAAACTCAATTTCACATCATTCGCGTTAGAGATAACGGAATCGGCATTGATAAGGTGGAAAAAAATTATTTCATAGACTTATTCAAAAAATATCATTTATCGGAGGAGTTGTCCGGGCCGGGAACCGGATTGTTTTTTTGTAAAAGAATTGCGGAGCTTCACGGAGGAAATATAGAGATAGAAACCGATCAGACTTCCGGTTTTGGAGTGATCGTCCGTTTTCCTCAAGAGTTTAAGTTAGAACAATTATAG
- a CDS encoding peptidylprolyl isomerase: MPTAVFKTNFGDFSVYIDQEKAPITASNFIKLAKDGFYNGLTFHRIIKNFMIQGGCPVGNGTGGPGYKIQDEFHKDLKNEKYTLSMANAGPNTGGSQFFINVRDNFYLDNRHAVFGKVTQGTNIVETISETETGFHDKPTKAVIIETITVSE, translated from the coding sequence ATGCCAACTGCGGTATTCAAAACGAATTTTGGAGACTTTTCAGTTTATATAGATCAGGAAAAAGCTCCAATTACGGCCAGTAATTTTATCAAACTGGCAAAAGACGGATTTTACAATGGTCTTACATTTCATAGAATCATCAAAAATTTTATGATTCAAGGAGGTTGTCCTGTTGGAAATGGAACGGGTGGGCCGGGCTATAAGATCCAAGACGAGTTTCATAAAGATCTGAAGAATGAAAAATATACACTTTCCATGGCAAATGCAGGGCCGAATACGGGCGGGTCTCAGTTTTTTATTAATGTACGGGATAACTTTTATTTAGATAATCGTCATGCAGTTTTTGGAAAAGTTACACAAGGAACGAATATCGTAGAGACGATTTCGGAGACGGAAACGGGTTTTCATGATAAGCCGACAAAAGCAGTTATTATCGAAACGATCACTGTTTCCGAATAA